One Echeneis naucrates chromosome 16, fEcheNa1.1, whole genome shotgun sequence DNA window includes the following coding sequences:
- the LOC115056110 gene encoding zona pellucida sperm-binding protein 3-like: MTQWITKLLLYVFPAAFTAAQDLSWLGAGRFGNQKPAAVQQQMQSFHEPLTWRYPEPPVEEPPQYPEHFELKVPQAPNSVSAICGESTVRVEAKKDLLGIGKPVLAADVTLGGCPATGEDPAGELLIFESELHGCGSELTMMEDSFVYTFTLLYTPSPLGDSPVVRTRDISVSVECHYQRKHGVSSDLMKPTWMPFTDAKTSEESLYFAIHLMTDNWEFIRPSSQFILGDMMRFEVSVKQFHHIPLRLTVDSCTATVVPNIDTVPRYAFLGNHGCLFDSQLTGSSSRFLPRSQDDRLQFEVEAFRFQQDNSGVLYITCSVRATPATTPIDATNKACSFSNGWIEASSNHRACTCCDTTCGSGKLSHLIVSGGEWEEETAVGPILVKEKPLK, encoded by the exons ATGACGCAGTGGATAACCAAGTTGCTTCTCTATGTTTTCCCAGCTGCTTTCACAGCAGCTCAGGATTTAAGCTGGCTTGGAGCTGGCAGGTTTGGAAACCAGAAACCGGCAG CAGTCCAACAACAGATGCAGTCTTTCCATGAGCCATTGACTTGGCGCTACCCAGAGCCGCCGGTCGAGGAGCCACCTCAGTACCCTGAACACTTTGAGTTGAAGGTTCCCCAGGCACCCAACAGCGTCAGCGCCATCTGTGGTGAGAGCACTGTCCGGGTGGAGGCCAAGAAAGACCTGCTGGGCATTGGAAAACCAGTCCTGGCTGCAGATGTCACCCTGGGAGGGTGTCCTGCGACGGGGGAGGATCCTGCCGGAGAGCTGCTGATCTTTGAGTCGGAGCTGCATGGCTGTGGCAGCGAGCTGACG ATGATGGAGGACTCTTTCGTCTACACCTTCACCCTGCTCTACACCCCCAGTCCTCTTGGAGACAGTCCTGTCGTCAGAACCAGAGACATCTCTGTCAGCGTGGAGTGTCACTACCAGAG GAAGCACGGGGTGAGCAGCGACCTGATGAAGCCGACATGGATGCCCTTCACTGATGCCAAAACTTCAGAGGAAAGTCTTTACTTCGCCATCCACCTCATGACCG ACAACTGGGAGTTTATTCGGCCATCCTCCCAGTTCATTCTTGGAGATATGATGAGGTTTGAAGTCTCAGTCAAACAGTTTCATCACATCCCCCTCAGGCTGACAGTCGACAGCTGCACGGCCACCGTGGTCCCCAACATCGACACTGTCCCTCGTTATGCCTTCTTGGGAAACCACGG GTGTCTGTTTGACAGTCAGCTGACCGGCTCCAGCTCTCGTTTCCTCCCTCGGTCTCAGGACGACCGGCTGCAGTTTGAAGTGGAGGCATTCAGGTTCCAGCAGGACAACAGCGGCGTG CTCTACATCACCTGCAGTGTGAGAGCCACACCGGCAACTACACCCATCGACGCAACCAACAAGGCCTGCTCATTCTCCAACGG GTGGATCGAGGCCAGCAGCAACCATCGTGCTTGCACCTGCTGTGACACCACATGTGGAAGTGGGAAGCTGAGCCA CTTAATTGTTTCAGGTGGCGAGTGGGAAGAGGAAACGGCTGTTGGCCCAATCCTGGTGAAGGAAAAGCCTCTGAAATAG